A window of Mycolicibacterium madagascariense genomic DNA:
ACGTCCAGATCGGGGTGTCCTCGACGCGCCAGCTCGCCGAGGTGCTCGATGCCGTCGGGCGCACCGGCCGCCCGGCCACCGTCACGGTCAAGGTGGACACCGGGCTCAGCCGCAACGGTGTCTCCGCCGCCGAATTCCCCGAACTGCTGACGGCGCTGCGACGGGCGGTCGCCGACGACGCGATCAGGCTGCGCGGGCTGATGTCGCACCTGGCCTGTGGTGATGATCCCGACAGCCCCGTCAACGACCAACAGGCGCAACGGTTCTCCGAGATGCGGACCCAAGCACGGGACGCCGGCGTGGAATTCGAGATCGTCCACCTGGCCAACTCGCCCGCGGCAATGACGCGGCCCGACCTTGCGTTCGACATGGTGCGGCCGGGCATCGCGGTGTACGGGCAGACGCCGATTCCCGCGCGGGGTGACATGGGCCTGCGCCCGGCGATGACCTTGACCTGCCCAGTCGCCTACGTCCGTTCGCTCGTGGCGGGGGACGGGGTGTCCTACGGCCACACCTGGATCGCCCCGTCCGACACCACGGTGGCCCTGCTTCCGCTCGGCTACGCCGACGGCGTGTTCCGCGGCCTCAGCGGGCGCATCGGCGTGCTGATCAACGGGCGGCTGCGGCCCAGCGTCGGGCGCATCTGCATGGACCAGTTCGTGGTCGACCTCGGCCCCGGCCCCGTGGACGTGCGCGAGGGCGACGAGGCGATCCTCTTCGGCCCCGGCGACCACGGCGAGCTCACGGCCGTCGACTGGGCCGAACTGCTCGGCACCATCAACTACGAGGTCGTCACCAGTCCGCGCGGTCGAATATCGCGCCGCTACGTCGACGGCACGGGCGGAAGCCGTTGAGCGAGAACAAGATTGGCGTCCAGCATCGGCGCGGACGCAGAGCGCGCTGGCTGGCGGGTGCGGCCGGGCTGTCCGCCGTCGGCGGGCTGGCGGGACACACCGTGGCGCGCTCGCTGACCCGCCGCGTGACCGACGACGACCCCTACCACGACGAGGACTTCGAACTCCTCGACGCCGATCGCGGCTGCGTCGTGACGACCACCGACGGGGTGCCGCTGGCCGTGCGCGAGGTGGGGCCCGAGGACGCGCCGCTGACGGTGCTCTTCGCGCACGGCTTCTGTCTTCGCATGGGCGCGTTCTACTTTCAGCGGGCCCGGCTGACGGAGCAGTGGGGCACGCAGGTCCGCATGGTGTTCTACGACCAGCGCGGGCACGGGCAGTCCGGCGACGCCCCGCCGGAGTCGTTCACCGTGCCGCAGCTCGGACAGGATCTCGAGACCGTGCTCGCGGTGATGGCCCCGCGCGGACCGGTGGTGCTGGTCGGGCACTCCATGGGCGGCATGACCGTGCTGAGCCACGCCCGTCAGTTTCCGCACCGCTATCCCACGCGCGTCGTGGGGGCTG
This region includes:
- the alr gene encoding alanine racemase, whose amino-acid sequence is MTMHTTQLPTTTTAAHAVVDLGAVAHNVALLKERAGAADVMAVVKADGYGHGATRVGQAAIAAGAAELGVATLGEALALRRDGVTAPVLCWLHAPGTDFAPACEADVQIGVSSTRQLAEVLDAVGRTGRPATVTVKVDTGLSRNGVSAAEFPELLTALRRAVADDAIRLRGLMSHLACGDDPDSPVNDQQAQRFSEMRTQARDAGVEFEIVHLANSPAAMTRPDLAFDMVRPGIAVYGQTPIPARGDMGLRPAMTLTCPVAYVRSLVAGDGVSYGHTWIAPSDTTVALLPLGYADGVFRGLSGRIGVLINGRLRPSVGRICMDQFVVDLGPGPVDVREGDEAILFGPGDHGELTAVDWAELLGTINYEVVTSPRGRISRRYVDGTGGSR
- a CDS encoding alpha/beta fold hydrolase gives rise to the protein MSENKIGVQHRRGRRARWLAGAAGLSAVGGLAGHTVARSLTRRVTDDDPYHDEDFELLDADRGCVVTTTDGVPLAVREVGPEDAPLTVLFAHGFCLRMGAFYFQRARLTEQWGTQVRMVFYDQRGHGQSGDAPPESFTVPQLGQDLETVLAVMAPRGPVVLVGHSMGGMTVLSHARQFPHRYPTRVVGAALISSAVEGISRSPLGEVLKNPVLEAARFAVRYAPKTVHRTRGAASTVIGPVLRAASYGDEKVSRSVVAFSEKMMHDTPISTLVGFLHALEVHDETEALPTLAKIPTLIVCGDRDLLTPKEYSEAMAVALPKSELVIVGGAGHLVQLEQPEIVDDALVRLVERATPSKLTALTRRLRERVRHNG